TTCCAGGGCAAGTCCTCAGACCTCACACATGGTGCACACTGGCAGAGCACAATCATGACAGCAGCAACAGCGCTCACAAGCCCAGTGTACGCTTCCACACTGACCAGGCTTCCCGCTTCTCCAAGTGCACTCACATAAATTCTCTTCTTTGAAGCTAACAGATGAGACCTTGATACCCACTAACACTGAATGTTAGCCTCCGTCCTTCatgcctcccctccttccttccactctctcTTTAAACCCTATGAAGCAAGGGGAGCCAGGGACAAATGCTATCCTTCCTATCTTACAAGTAGACCGAGGCACAGAAAGGACAAGGGAGTGACTTTGGGTCACACAGCTCTGCATGCTAAGACTAAAGCTCCAGAGTGAGGGATAAGCATGAGTAGAGCTGCACCAGGCAAGGCCATAGCGTGGAGATCTCTTGGGCCACTGCCTTGACTCCAACTTCTAAAACAGCTTCTAAAACAGACCTCCTGTCAGGTTGGAAGCTCTGCTGGCCAGAATCCATGCTCCCAAGACCAAGAAGCAAGCCCAGAGGGCTGGCACCCAGCTACCGGTCGAAGTGGGCAGCCGAATGGAACAGTGATTTGTGGAGTCAGACCTCTTGAGTTCCATCACGGCCTCACCACTTACCAGCTAAATTACCCTGGAAGCAGCTTGTCCTCTCTGagtatcttcatctgtaaaacagagatcaTGGCATCTCTCCCTCCAGGTGGTGCCAAAGGGTGCAGTCAAATGACCTATGGACAGCTGTCAGCCGGGTGCTTTGGCCCACATTCCATGCTTCCCTGACCTGCTGCCTGTGGGTTAGAGGGGGCTGCGCCACCACGGTGGGCGGGCAACCAAGCATCAGTAGAGGTGACAGTCCTGCAAGGAGGGAGAGCCTCTCCTCTGGGAGTGACACCTGAGAAGGGAGCTCATGTAGTCTTCAGTGCTCATAAATTGCAATGGGAAGTACTAAGAGAACATCCCTCTTGTAGCTGAAGAGCCTCGGGAGGAGGGTGTTGCCGCTGAGGGCCGGGGTGAGGCATGGATGTGCCCTGTCATAAACTCTTCCTTTCAGTGACCGTAGTCACAGAGTACAGGAACCCACAACTTCAGGTCCCTGGCGGGTCACTCTACTGAAGGCAAGGCATGGCCCCCAAGCAGGAAAGCCAACTGAAGGATAAAGGAGTGGTCCTCCCGGGTTTGATCGACCCCAGGGAGGGATCAAGGGGGCACTCCAACTGTTCTTCAGTGGCCAGAAGTAGGAAATGGTGACCTCTTTCGGGCTGGAAACAGTGATTAAACAGTGATTAAACAGCGAGGTGAGGCCAGCTGTCCATCGTAACTGGCTTAAACCAGACCACCCTGTGAGTAGTTCCACCATCCTACACAACAAATGAGAAACGGAGGCTCAAAGAGTTTAGACAATTTGCTCAAGTTTACACAGCTAGGAAGTGTCAGAGGTGGGAATTGGGCCCGTGTTCTTGTTCTCAGACAGCACAGCCCACCCAACCAAGACCGACCACTCGGGGACGAGGCACGCCCTGTGCCCTTGTACAACTGATGtcaggggtttttttctttctctccttctttccttaatttctcttctgttgTTCACACTTATGGCAGGCTGAAAGGGGGGAGGTAGGAGGACATACCCCCTGAGGCCAATCAGACAGGACAGAGGTGGGGGGGTCGGAGGCTGCTCGCTGTACCCGAGCAGGGTGTTGTGGGGGCTGAGGGTGTCTGCCCTGGAGTCACAGACCCCTGATTCACGTCTCTGAGCCACCACttagtgaccttgggcaggttgcttcacctgtctctgcctcagtctcctctcCCCTGAAACGGTACTGATGTAGAAACGAGCTCAGGGGGCTGGATCAAGGCTCCGCTGCGCTGGAGGTGCTCGGCCCGGTGTCTGCCACGTGGTAGGCACACGTTACCAATTAGCACCATTATTCATGCTCCCTCGAGTGCTTTTCTCTGTCCACGGCTTGCattttgacaaaggaggaaggCCAGGAAAGTGTAGAGGTGTGATCAAATGGATGTCCATCGTACTTCAATCGCCACAAGCACCCGAGTGGACAGAAGGAGACACGGAGCCTTGCAGTGCTGAGCAGGTGAGGCTTATAGAAGGGGTGTCATCGAGCATGGACTGGAGGACAGTCTGCTGAAGGCGGGAGGAATGCCTGAAAGCTCAGGGCAAGTGAGGAGTGTGGTACCCtgggaagcagagggaacaggcCAGCCAAGCCCAGGGACTGGGCTCTTAGAGCAGCAGTCACAAGCTAAGCTACAGGCTGGGAGTCACGGGGACTTTCACAGGGAAGCAGAGTGGAGAACTCATCATTTGCGGAGTGTCTGGGGCACCTACACTCTTCCCAGAAGCCACTTAACCCTTCCAGCAGCCCGTGAagtgtccccattttgcagatgaggacacaAGTCCAGAAACTTGAATTAATTCAGCTAGTACCTGGCAGGGATTTAAGTCCCAGCCTGGCTGACTCCAAAACACCCCAGGCCACGCTCAGGCTGGGTCACTGAGGGTCTAACTTCTAGACCAAACCAGTCCTTTTTATAGTAGTCCAGGGCTCACTAAGGCCCCTGCCCTCCGGGCCCACCCCCTGCAGCTCTCCACCAAACCTAGCCGACTACCCTAATGGCAGGCAGCAATTCCACAGAGCTGGACCTCGCAGGCTCTCAGAACTTCCATCGCGAGCCGCAGGCCTGGGGAGGAAGGTCTCAGCAAGGAGGACCCAGCGGGAGCCTCCCTGGGGCTGGAGCCCCTCTGGGGGGAGGCTCAAGGAATCCCTGGTTGGAACTGTGATTCTGACACAGATTCAGAGACCAGAACTCCCAGGGCCATGAGCTGTCCTGTGGCTCCCAAGAGCACCCTGGGCCCTCTGGGATCCACCATCTGAGCAGAGGACAGGCTGGGCTTCCCATACAGTTTCTTCCAAAAGCAGAGGGCATCCTGCTCTGGCCACCCCGGTCCCAGGGGCTGTGCCCCCAGTGTCAGGCCCGTGGGCCAGCTGGCTCTGTGAAAGTCCGCAGAGAGACcgtttgcggggggggggggggggggggggggcatacagccttccctgcagcctgggggagggagggagggaggccgaccccccccccccaccggctcTGCAGCTCTGCTCCTTGGCAGGACCCCCAGCAGCAGGTTTCAGCCACACTGCGGCCTTACACCTGCTGCGTCGCCTCGCTCCAAGCCACGGAAGGGCTgggtccgggggcggggggcggggggaggaggggggagtgCAGAGCCCGGAGCAGAGGGGTCGGCCTGGGGGGTCCGCACACCCCGTCTCGCGCGGGAGAGCTGCCAGCCACTGCGTCCTGCACGCCAACACCCTGCGCCCGCCCTCAGCTCGTGGCCCTGGCCCCCCCCAGCCGGCGCCCCCCATAACCCCCCCAGCCGGCGCCCTCTCCCCCCAGCCGgcgcccccctgctcccccccagcCGGCGCCCCCCATGCCCCCCCCAGCCGGcgtcccccctgctcccccccagcCGGCGCCCCCCATAACCCCCCCAGCGGCGGCCCCAGGCGTCTGCGGTGAGCTGGGCTCGGCCACCTGCTCGGCTCTGGGCCCCGCCGGCCCTTTAATTGGAGTTCGCTGCCGGGCCAGGTGCGGcgctgcggggcgcggggggcggtgcggctgcgggcggcggcggggcgctcGGTACGCGCCGCCCGCGGGACTGCAGAGCCGGCTCCGGCTGGCCGCCCGCACCCGCCCGCCACCGCCGCTCGGCCGGCGCTCGCCGTCGCCCAGGAGCATGGAGGCCCCGGGTGCCCGGCGGGAAGGGTAAAGCCGAgtcggggcgcggggctgcgcgcGGGGGCTGCGGGACCGGGCGGCGCAGCCTGCAGCGCGGCGGGCTCGGCTgagtcggggcgggggggggggcgccggcTGGGGGGGCACCCGCTGGGGGGGcaccggcggggggcgggggggcgccggCGGGGGGGCAGGCAccggctgggggggcggggggccgggggacaccggcggggggcgggggccgggggggcaccggctgctgggggggggggcgccggcTGGGCTCGGGCTCGGGCCCGGGGCTGCGCACGGCGCGGGCGGAGCTGCGGGGTGACGGCAGAGCCGGGTGTGCTCGGCGGTGCCGGCGGCTGGGACCCGAATCGCGGGGGGCGCCGGCCTGCCTTCCCGGCCGCGGCTGCGGATCCAGGGGCTCCGCGGCGGGGCAGGGCCGTCCCGCTCCCTGGCCGCGCCGCGGAGGACGACGCGGAGGTCGGGCAGCGCCCCCCACGCGGACCCTGGCGGCCAGGGTCACCCCTCGCTGTGAGGGCGGCGCGGGGCCCCGGCCCGGACCCTCCCCGCCCCGgaccctccccgccccggggcgcGCTCGGCCGGCAGGGGGCCAGACCGGACGCGGCTGCTGCCGGGCTCCTCGGGCTCCTCGGGCTCCTCGGGCTCCCGGGGTCCCCGGCCGTGGCTGCCAAGCTCCCCGAGCCCCGGCTCTGCGCTCCTGCCGCGGGGACGCGAGGCTGTGCCGGGGCAGGATCGGTGGCCCCAGATCAAATGCCACCCTGCTCGGAGGGAAGCCTACAGGCCGGCGACCCCCTAGGGACAGCAAGTCCTGGGACCAGGCCGGCCAGCCTCGCTGGAGTCGACCTTCCTGTGTGAGGAGCCTCCCTAGATGGGCTCGGATGGCCTGTGCGTGGGGACCTGGGGCCCCGGCCGggccagggatgggggggggcGTTCTTCCTCCCCCTGGGCCCTGCGGGGTTAGAGCCCGCGGTCGGTCGGCTGGGCTGGGGAGATGCCCCAGCCtgacctgggggtgggagggcttgGCCCAGATTCCCTCCTGACGGCTGGTGAGGACCAAGGACGATGGGactgggcccagggaggcccccGAGGAGGCAGGCCCAGCCAAGCCTGAAGGCTTGTTCCCTGGGAGAAAATGCTTCCAGCTAATGGAAGCCTGcccagaggaggctgggaggctgaggGCCAGGTCTCAGGTACGACACCAGCACGGAAGGTGGGCATGGAAGGGAAGCCTGGCGACCCCTCCTAAATCTTGGTTCCACCTTGCTGCTGTTTTTTCCAGGCAACGTCACACCTCTTGAGGACAGCCAGGAGGACTCCAGCTTTTGCTGAGCTTCACatcttgcctccttccttccatcttacTCCAGACCCAAGTGTGGCGGTCCTCAAGGCCCTTGTGCCCCTGGCCAGGCGCTCCACTGCCCTTCCAGGCCAGCCCAGTTCTGGAGCTCACCTCCAGGACCTGGAGCCTGCCCTCCTGCCCAGAATGACTCACCATTATTTCTCGCTCAAGTGAGAAGACGTGATGGGCAGTCGGGCTGCCTATTTGTGTATCTAGGATTCCCACAGTATCTGATCAGCCCTTCGAGGAAGAGAGCTTCAGGTTCCTGCCTTGCCAGGTAAATCAGTCTCTTATTTAATAACAGCCGTGTGTAGAGTAACTGGAGAGGGGGCCGTGAGGGAGACCCAAGCCCAAGATCCACCACTGTGAATTCCTCCCAGGGTGCAGGTATCTGCAAGACATTAGTTCAGTGCCTGGGAGAGGGCTCCCTTTCAGCCTCTAGTATGGGGCTCTGCTCTATGACACCTGCACTCCTGTGCAGTGCAGAGGGGGGGCCCTGTACCAGCCACCTTCCCCCAGCACAGGGCAATCCAGAGCTTTCTCGAGAGACCGCCACCCGCTTGCCTCTGATCCCCAGCCAGGTTACAAGGTGAACGTAAGCTTTGCTTTttgatgatggtggtggcagtggtggtgatggggatGCCCATGGCGGTCATGTTTCCGAGCTCTTGGCTgagagagaggagtcaaggaGCAGCAAGGCAGGTCAGGCTGCCAATGCTGAGTGGTCTCACCTCCTTAACTGCCTCTGTCTTTCAGCCAAGCCGGGCTATCTCTCTGGCCCTCAGAGAGCCATCAGGGCTCTCCTGCAGGAACCCAGGCCAATGCTCCTGTGTTTCCTGGGGCCGTAAGCAGCACCCTGAGCTCCCTGCCACCAGGCAGCTGGAAGGCATAGCGTGAGATCCTTCTCTCAGTCCCCATTATGACAGTGGCCACTGGAGAGCCAGCGGACGAGGCTGCCGCCCTCCCCGGGCACCCGCAGGACACCTACGACCCCGAGGCAGACCATGAGTGCTGTGAGAGGGTGGTCATCAACATCTCGGGGCTGCGTTTTGAGACCCAGCTCAAGACCTTAGCCCAGTTTCCGGAGACCCTCTTAGGGGACCCCAAGAAGCGGATGAGGTACTTTGACCCCCTCCGAAACGAGTACTTTTTCGATCGGAACCGCCCCAGCTTTGATGCCATTTTGTACTACTACCAGTCCGGGGGCCGGCTGAGACGGCCTGTGAACGTGCCCTTAGACATTTTCTCCGAAGAAATTCGGTTTTACGAGTTGGGAGAAGAAGCGATGGAGATGTTTCGGGAAGATGAAGGCTACATCAAGGAGGAAGAGCGTCCTCTGCCCGAAAATGAGTTTCAGAGGCAAGTGTGGCTTCTCTTTGAATACCCAGAGAGCTCTGGGCCTGCCAGGATTATAGCTATCGTATCTGTCATGGTGATCCTGATCTCGATTGTGAGCTTCTGCCTGGAAACCCTGCCCATATTCCGGGATGAGAACGAGGACATGCACGGTGGCGGGGTGACCTTCCACACCTACTCCAACAGCACAATCGGGTACCAGCAGTCAACTTCCTTCACCGACCCCTTCTTCATCGTAGAAACCCTCTGCATCATCTGGTTCTCGTTTGAATTCTTAGTGAGGTTCTTTGCCTGTCCCAGCAAAGCCGGCTTCTTCACTAACATCATGAACATCATTGACATTGTGGCCATCATTCCCTACTTCATCACCCTGGGGACGGAGCTGGCTGAGAAGCCAGAGGATGCCCAGCAGGGCCAGCAGGCCATGTCACTGGCCATCCTCCGTGTCATCCGGTTGGTaagagtctttaggattttcaaGTTGTCTAGACACTCCAAAGGTCTCCAGATTCTAGGTCAGACCCTCAAAGCCAGCATGAGAGAATTGGGCCTCctaatattctttctcttcattGGGGTCATCCTTTTCTCTAGTGCTGTCTATTTCGCAGAGGCCGATGAGCGAGAGTCCCAGTTCCCCAGCATCCCGGATGCCTTCTGGTGGGCAGTCGTCTCCATGACAACTGTAGGCTATGGAGACATGGTTCCAACTACCATTGGGGGAAAGATCGTGGGTTCCCTGTGTGCAATTGCAGGTGTGTTAACCATTGCCTTACCGGTCCCCGTCATAGTGTCCAACTTCAACTACTTCTACCACCGGGAGacggagggggaggagcaggcccagTACCTGCAAGTGACGAGCTGCCCAAAGATCCCATCCTCCCCTGACCTGAAGAAAAGTAGAAGTGCCTCTACCATTAGTAAGTCTGATTACATGGAGATCCAGGAGGGGGTAAACAACAGTAACGAGGACTTTAGAGAGGAAAACTTGAAAACGGCCAACTGCACTTTGGCTAATACAAACTATGTGAATATTACCAAAATGTTAACTGATGTCTGATTGAAACCTATTAACGTACTCTCAGCTCCATGGAACTAATGCAGATACTGCATAATAGCCTGCATTGTAGTAACATGTTCTACAGTGTGTATCTGGTTCTGCATGGAAAGCAATAGTCGTGCAAGTGACTTTTGatcttttgatttttgatttaGAACACAGAATATCTATCCATGGCTTTCATGCAAATCTTCATCACCGGCTTAGGGGTTTCCAAACAGGGGAGTCACCAGTGGAGCCAGAATCTCAGAAGGACACATGGGCGGGGGGGGTCCACCTCACATTGAATACATAACCCACCACATCTGTGCCACCTTCCTTTCCTAATTAAATGCACACAGCACCCCAAGAGACACACCCGACCCTTCCCGAGCATCCTCCGCCACCACTCCACTCCCCACTGGGCCCCCAACCGCCTCGTCCCGTATGagcccacctcccccttcccagAGGAAAACCATGATGGCTTAGCTTGAAAGCACTGGTAGTGATTCAAAAGGTCATTCCCATTTTTGCATTGAAAAGAACACACAGTCCTGTGTATTGGAATTACTTTCTGTGTCACGGGCTGGGGTTTGTGAACTGCAGTTGCCAAGTAGATGCTCTGGAGGCTGGTGTTTCATAACGGAAAATGCTGCATTTGGTTTTTCTCTGCGGTGTGGCTGTGAGGGAACCCCAGGGGGAGGGACCGCCTATATGACCGAATGTGAGCTGTCAAGTTGCACGTTTGCTCTTAGGCCTATGGGGAGAAGCTAACCAACCAAGGGACCTCTCCGCTTCAGATCTCACCATCCTTGCAGGCTTCAGGGTCACAAAACACGTCTGACTTCTTCGTTATACTGGAGTTTGCAGACGTCTGCTTTCCTCGTGCTGTGCCAGCTGCTCTGGCCCCGCAGTGCAATTACCAGTGACGCGATAGAGCTGCATGGGTGTTTGCTGCATGAATCTCAATATTTAAAACACAGGAGATAACCTATTTTCTTAGTAGCCTAACACAGTATTCATGTTTGGCGTCTTCGTAGCCCCGGAGTGGCATTGACCTAGGGGTTGGTGTCCCCCCCCACCACGCCCCCCATCGGAGGACAAAAGCCCTCAgtcggaaaaaaaaaagagactactTGGAAGGAGGAACCAAAGCCTCTGGCTCTCCAGCCCACCCCGTCCCTTATTCTATCTTCCACGTGGGGGCACAGACCTCCACAAAGCCTGGAAAGTGAGCAGGAGAGCAGCGCCTGAACCCCTCATGTAACTGCACCTTAAGAATTAACCTAGTCACGGGCATGACTCTATAGCTGACCAGGGCCTCTGGTCCCGAGGACAGGCGGATTTGTGGATCCAATGTATAAAAATACCTATTGAGTATCTTTCACGAGTCCCTCTGCCTAGCTAGCTATAGAAGAAATTGCGTTTGAACCTTGTATAAGCTTATGCAATATTTCTGACACAGGGCAATTTATGCATGTGTTTGACTATGTGCACTAgcgtatgtatgtatatactgagtattatatacatacatacatgtgtgtgtatatgtagatatgcacacatgcacacacacacatacttatatatatatatatgtatatattcattctcTGGAGTTCAGGTTCAGGAGCAAATCCACTGCTTGGTGGCTTGGTTGTCTGAGAGGCCTAATGGGTTAATTTATCTCATTGATAACCCCACTGGGACTGGGTTTGCCGCCGTTGCCTCAGACACTCCAGTCTTCATGGATTCTTAGATGTTAGAATTGTCCTTCTGCCCTCCATGTGCTGCAGCTTCAGTTTGCCATGGCTGAAGCTCGTCTTACCGAGTGCACAAGGGCCTGTGGCCCTCACAGCTCCAGCTGCCCTGGGCCAGacccaccccaggcctcctctCTACAGCCCATCATGTTAATCATCTCTCTTCCCGTCTTTGCCCGCTCTCTTTGGTTTTTCTTGTCATTTGGCTCTGCATCAGTCACTTTAATGACCCTTTTCCTAAAGAGCCAGAATGGATGCTTGAAACCAGGGATGCGAGGAGGAAGGCTTCCAGGGACCCAATGCCTCAGGTCTAGACTTGAAGGAAGCTTCCTCTGTGTGGAAACTTCTGAAGTCCTGGACGAAGGGATGGAGATGCTAGATGATCCACAGGCATCCTTTCAATTGCCAGTCTCAAACTCTCTCCCCATTGAACTGGCAATCAGAGCTGCTTTTAAACAAACCAAAGGGTGGGCAGAGAATCATTCACTGGCCTGGGACAGATTGAGAGTGAATGAGCCCTGCACCACCTACGGGTGGAGTTCAGGCTGGCCCTGGGATGGGTTGAGTTGGGGAGGCTTTCGCTTCACAGACTGGCTCCTTTGCCTTCCCACATAACAGCTTACATTTCCCAAACACAGTGAGTTGTGTGGTCCAGGCCACCAAGTGGTGGCTCTAGGCCTCGCCTCACCGTTGGCTATTTAGCACCTACAGTTACCTTGGGGGGTGGGGCACCAGCTCAGGGTGCTAGGCCCAGGGTGCTCATTAGTTCCTGGTCACCCACTTCCCCAGGGATCTGCAGGACACCCCATGCCCAGTGCGATGCCCctgtgcttctcttcctctccttcatgGGAGGTGGTGCTGAATTTCCAAGACGTGGGGTAGGAAGGGCACAGACCTTGGGAAACAGATGGTAAAACAGCCCATACCCAAGGCCTTGGTAAGTGGGGAGATCTATCCCTGTGTCCTTGACCTGGGGATTATAAAATACCCACAGGTGTAggcacacatgtatgcacacccACGGCAAAACAGATATACTGTTgccacacacaaatataaaacatgCTATGTGAAATGCACAGAGGCCAGCTAATGAAAAGGGCATACACAGATGACAGAGAACTACACTGGTATCCTGAATATGCACATTCGGTACAAACCTGGAACATACTCACCAATACAGA
This DNA window, taken from Canis lupus familiaris isolate Mischka breed German Shepherd chromosome 6, alternate assembly UU_Cfam_GSD_1.0, whole genome shotgun sequence, encodes the following:
- the KCNA2 gene encoding potassium voltage-gated channel subfamily A member 2 (The RefSeq protein has 4 substitutions compared to this genomic sequence), coding for MTVATGEPADEAAALPGHPQDTYDPEADHECCERVVTNISGLRFETQLKTLAQFPETLLGDPKKRMRFFDPLRNEIFFVRNRPSFDAILYYYQSGGRLRRPVNVPLDIFSEEIRFYELGEEAMEMFREDEGYIKEEERPLPENEFQRQVWLLFEYPESSGPARIIAIVSVMVILISIVSFCLETLPIFRDENEDMHGGGVTFHTYSNSTIGYQQSTSFTDPFFIVETLCIIWFSFEFLVRFFACPSKAGFFTNIMNIIDIVAIIPYFITLGTELAEKPEDAQQGQQAMSLAILRVIRLVRVFRIFKLSRHSKGLQILGQTLKASMRELGLLIFFLFIGVILFSSAVYFAEADERESQFPSIPDAFWWAVVSMTTVGYGDMVPTTIGGKIVGSLCAIAGVLTIALPVPVIVSNFNYFYHRETEGEEQAQYLQVTSCPKIPSSPDLKKSRSASTISKSDYMEIQEGVNNSNEDFREENLKTANCTLANTNYVNITKMLTDV